From the Burkholderia mayonis genome, one window contains:
- a CDS encoding hydantoinase B/oxoprolinase family protein, producing the protein MNMISSQEVGFADLLKNGQTLKQFRDGILGRTAQTGHYNGLQRLELRESDPIRYEKMFSKLRGGLVHARETAKKIAASPIVEQEGELCFTLYNAAGDCVLTSTGIIIHVGTMGAAIKYMIENNWEANPGIHPGDMFTNNDCSIGNVHPCDIATIVPIFAHGRLVGWVGGVTHVIDTGAVTPGSMSTGQVQRFGDGYMITCRKTGVNDTPLRDWLHESQRSVRTPKYWILDERTRIAGCHMIRGLIEEVIEKEGLDAYEKFAYEVIEEGRRGLQTRIKAMTLPGKYRKVAFVDVPYNHPDVQTSSAFAKLDSIMHAPVEMEIRKDGTWRLDFEGASRWGWHSYNAHQVAFTSGIWVMMTQTLVPTQRINDGAYFGTEFHLPKGAWMNPDDRRTGHAYAWHFLVSGWSALWRGLSQAYFSRGYLEEVNAGNANTSNWLQGGGINQDGDIHAVNSFEASSCGTGACAIKDGLNHAAAIWNPEGDMGDIEIWEMAEPLLYLGRNVKSNSGGYGKYRGGCGFETLRMVWKAQDWTMFFMGNGYMNSDWGLMGGYPAATGYRFEAHHTGLKERIELGESLPLGGDANPDLPDYENHLNAGAVVKRDQQCMTTEDCYGNHDLYLNYLRGGPGFGDPLDREIDAIEHDLNNALLLPEYAQKVYGAVATRDANGVWTVDAKATALQRVEIRNARLARSQPTREWMKGERERILVKHASTQVRHMFATSFGLSMQFEQRFRTFWDLPDSWTLTEDELDVPTYGSKFRMDLSKMPDVNTVVLVEE; encoded by the coding sequence ATGAACATGATATCCAGCCAGGAAGTCGGCTTCGCTGATCTGCTCAAGAACGGCCAGACGCTGAAGCAGTTTCGCGACGGCATCCTCGGGCGCACCGCGCAGACCGGCCATTACAACGGTCTCCAGCGCCTCGAATTGCGCGAGAGCGACCCGATCCGCTACGAGAAGATGTTCTCGAAGCTGCGCGGCGGGCTCGTGCATGCGCGCGAAACCGCGAAGAAGATCGCCGCGAGCCCGATCGTCGAACAGGAAGGCGAACTGTGCTTCACGCTCTACAACGCGGCAGGCGACTGCGTGCTGACGTCGACGGGGATCATCATCCACGTCGGCACGATGGGCGCGGCGATCAAGTACATGATCGAAAACAACTGGGAGGCGAATCCCGGCATTCATCCGGGTGACATGTTCACCAACAACGATTGCTCGATCGGCAACGTCCATCCGTGCGATATCGCGACGATCGTGCCGATCTTCGCGCACGGCAGGCTCGTCGGCTGGGTCGGCGGCGTGACGCACGTGATCGATACGGGCGCGGTGACGCCGGGCTCGATGTCGACGGGACAGGTGCAGCGTTTCGGCGACGGCTACATGATCACGTGCCGCAAGACCGGCGTGAACGACACGCCGCTGCGCGACTGGCTGCACGAGAGCCAGCGCTCGGTTCGCACGCCGAAGTACTGGATTCTCGACGAGCGCACGCGCATCGCGGGCTGTCACATGATCCGCGGCCTGATCGAGGAAGTCATCGAGAAAGAAGGCCTCGACGCGTACGAGAAGTTCGCGTACGAAGTGATCGAGGAAGGCCGACGCGGCCTGCAGACCCGCATCAAGGCGATGACGCTGCCCGGCAAGTATCGGAAGGTCGCCTTCGTCGACGTGCCGTACAACCATCCGGACGTGCAGACGTCGTCCGCGTTCGCGAAGCTCGACTCGATCATGCACGCTCCCGTCGAGATGGAAATCCGCAAGGACGGCACCTGGCGTCTCGATTTCGAAGGCGCGAGCCGCTGGGGCTGGCACTCGTACAACGCGCATCAGGTCGCGTTCACGAGCGGCATCTGGGTGATGATGACGCAAACGCTCGTCCCCACGCAGCGCATCAACGACGGCGCGTATTTCGGCACCGAATTCCATCTGCCGAAGGGCGCGTGGATGAATCCGGACGATCGCCGCACGGGCCACGCGTATGCGTGGCACTTCCTCGTGTCGGGCTGGAGCGCGTTGTGGCGCGGCCTGTCGCAAGCCTACTTCAGCCGCGGCTATCTCGAGGAAGTCAACGCGGGCAACGCGAACACGTCGAACTGGCTGCAAGGCGGCGGGATCAACCAGGACGGCGACATCCATGCGGTCAACAGCTTCGAGGCGTCGTCGTGCGGCACCGGCGCGTGCGCGATCAAGGACGGCCTCAATCACGCCGCCGCGATCTGGAATCCCGAAGGCGACATGGGCGACATCGAAATCTGGGAGATGGCCGAACCGCTGCTCTATCTCGGCCGCAACGTGAAATCAAACTCCGGCGGCTACGGCAAGTACCGGGGCGGCTGCGGCTTCGAGACATTGCGCATGGTCTGGAAGGCGCAGGACTGGACGATGTTCTTCATGGGCAACGGCTACATGAACAGCGACTGGGGCCTGATGGGCGGCTATCCGGCAGCGACCGGCTATCGCTTCGAAGCGCACCACACCGGCCTGAAGGAGCGCATCGAACTCGGCGAGAGCCTGCCGCTCGGCGGCGACGCGAATCCGGATCTTCCCGACTACGAGAATCACCTGAACGCGGGCGCAGTCGTCAAGCGCGACCAGCAATGCATGACGACGGAGGACTGCTACGGCAACCACGATCTCTATCTGAACTACCTGCGAGGCGGCCCCGGTTTCGGCGATCCGCTCGACCGAGAAATCGACGCGATCGAGCACGACCTGAACAATGCGCTGCTGTTGCCCGAGTATGCGCAGAAGGTCTACGGCGCGGTCGCGACCCGCGATGCGAACGGCGTCTGGACCGTCGACGCGAAGGCGACCGCATTGCAGCGCGTCGAGATCCGCAACGCGCGCCTTGCCCGTTCGCAACCGACCCGCGAATGGATGAAGGGCGAACGCGAGCGGATCCTGGTGAAGCATGCGTCGACGCAGGTGCGGCACATGTTCGCGACGAGCTTCGGCCTGTCGATGCAGTTCGAGCAGCGGTTCCGCACGTTCTGGGACCTGCCGGATAGCTGGACGCTCACCGAAGACGAGCTCGACGTGCCGACCTACGGCTCGAAGTTCCGCATGGATCTGTCGAAGATGCCCGACGTCAACACCGTCGTGCTCGTCGAAGAGTGA
- a CDS encoding sigma-54-dependent Fis family transcriptional regulator yields MQQTGTPMDWFPSPQHDTRIMAAWEHLVTGGEWRSTNVRGVVDDSWQRCLVGHVDPGVDRAPPPLDDERLDQWRTGQRRLIDVSLPLMQQTREFLSQTGTVMLLADSSGMILQQEGDMRILEPASEVGLVPGCDWTELNCGTNAIGTALALKQPVQIHGAEHFCAGIKRWTCSATVIQDPVDGHVLGVIDVSGLADTYSRYSLALAVSLAGRIEGRLAKDAMERRLRLLDRCAPRLGAASTEATLVVDDRGRLVKANPQVVPTLRRRGFDVQLGAEFSLPGLDACKRGGAPSNAPAWLRGSHVETLSEGADVLGYMVVIPGCGTPRRTGPIVREPDRHRSASSAFERIVGDSAALRAAVVKARQLAPSKVPVLLLGETGVGKELFAQGIHQASERADGPFVALNCGGLSRDLLASELFGYAEGAFTGARKSGAAGKIEAADGGTLFLDEIGEMPLDIQPHLLRVLEENEIYRLGENASRKVNFRLVAATHRDLKDAIAKGMFRMDLFYRIAVTTVSIPNLRERAEDLPSLIAHWLAHLCECYGLPPRTFDDDAYARLMEYPWPGNVRELRNAIEGSLLLSDGPVITADKLPAEIGVSADSAAHMAPSAKDALESESGGSASLKCAEAEYIRRALDRHGGNLTKTANQLDIAKSTLYEKIRKYDLLKAVSDTRRRGAH; encoded by the coding sequence ATGCAGCAGACAGGCACGCCCATGGACTGGTTTCCCAGTCCTCAACATGACACGCGCATCATGGCCGCGTGGGAACACTTGGTGACGGGCGGCGAATGGCGCTCGACCAACGTACGCGGCGTCGTCGACGATTCGTGGCAACGCTGCCTCGTCGGCCACGTCGATCCCGGCGTCGACCGGGCGCCGCCGCCGCTCGACGACGAACGCCTCGATCAATGGCGCACGGGCCAAAGGCGCCTCATCGACGTCAGCCTGCCGCTGATGCAGCAGACTCGCGAGTTTCTGTCGCAGACGGGCACCGTGATGCTGCTCGCCGATTCGAGCGGCATGATCCTGCAGCAAGAAGGCGACATGCGGATACTCGAGCCCGCGAGCGAAGTCGGACTCGTTCCCGGCTGCGACTGGACCGAGCTCAACTGCGGCACCAATGCGATCGGCACCGCGCTCGCGCTGAAACAGCCCGTGCAGATCCATGGCGCTGAACATTTTTGCGCCGGCATCAAGCGCTGGACCTGTTCGGCGACGGTGATTCAGGACCCCGTCGACGGTCACGTGCTCGGCGTCATCGACGTGTCGGGTCTCGCGGATACCTACAGCCGCTACAGCCTCGCACTCGCCGTATCGCTCGCCGGACGCATCGAAGGCCGTCTCGCGAAAGACGCGATGGAGCGCCGGCTGCGCCTGCTCGATCGCTGCGCCCCCCGCCTCGGCGCGGCGAGTACCGAGGCGACGCTCGTCGTCGACGATCGCGGACGCCTCGTCAAGGCGAATCCGCAGGTCGTGCCGACGCTGCGCAGACGGGGATTCGACGTGCAGCTCGGCGCGGAGTTCTCGCTACCGGGACTGGACGCATGCAAGCGCGGCGGCGCGCCCTCGAACGCGCCCGCATGGCTGCGCGGCAGCCACGTCGAAACGTTGAGCGAAGGCGCGGACGTGCTCGGCTACATGGTCGTGATACCGGGATGCGGAACGCCACGCCGCACCGGTCCGATCGTCCGCGAGCCGGATCGGCATCGTTCGGCATCCAGCGCGTTCGAGCGCATCGTCGGAGACAGCGCCGCACTCCGTGCGGCCGTCGTCAAGGCGCGTCAGCTCGCGCCGTCGAAAGTGCCGGTGTTGCTGCTGGGCGAGACGGGCGTCGGCAAGGAGCTGTTCGCGCAAGGCATTCATCAGGCGAGCGAGCGCGCCGACGGCCCGTTCGTCGCGCTCAACTGCGGCGGACTATCGAGAGACCTGCTCGCGAGCGAGTTGTTCGGATACGCGGAAGGCGCGTTCACCGGCGCGCGTAAATCGGGCGCGGCGGGCAAGATCGAGGCGGCCGACGGCGGCACGCTGTTTCTCGACGAGATCGGCGAAATGCCGCTCGACATCCAGCCTCATCTGCTGCGCGTCCTCGAGGAGAACGAAATCTACCGGCTCGGCGAGAACGCGTCGCGCAAGGTGAACTTCCGGCTCGTCGCCGCGACGCACCGCGACCTGAAAGACGCGATCGCGAAGGGGATGTTCCGGATGGACCTCTTCTACCGAATCGCCGTCACGACCGTGTCGATACCGAATCTGCGCGAACGCGCCGAGGATTTACCGTCGCTCATCGCACATTGGCTCGCGCATTTGTGCGAATGCTACGGCTTGCCGCCGCGAACGTTCGACGACGATGCGTATGCGCGACTGATGGAATATCCGTGGCCGGGCAACGTGCGCGAGCTTCGCAATGCGATCGAGGGCTCGCTGCTGCTGTCCGACGGACCTGTCATCACGGCGGACAAGCTGCCGGCGGAAATCGGCGTGTCCGCCGACTCAGCGGCGCACATGGCGCCGTCGGCGAAGGACGCCCTCGAATCGGAGTCCGGTGGCAGCGCATCGCTGAAATGCGCCGAAGCCGAATACATTCGCCGCGCGCTCGATCGTCACGGCGGCAACCTGACGAAGACAGCCAACCAGCTCGACATCGCGAAAAGCACGCTGTACGAAAAGATCCGCAAGTACGACCTGCTCAAGGCCGTCAGCGATACGCGGCGGCGTGGGGCGCATTGA
- a CDS encoding pectin acetylesterase-family hydrolase, whose translation MSASKLLRCFCVAGLLTGVAVNGHAADAAMPDPSIPYYSWYEVTLPESSGASCGNGTPMRFYINRAQSGDLLYMMEPGGACWDHGTCTETATGAEAGLGAFNPDGIPHNYVNGTTQQSLKSSFLSPLMTRMDLAHILVGEPKVETQEWTQVFVPYCTGDIHMGSAVRNYTSPSGDWRIQHYNGLKNVRTVAQWLVAHGFGKPNRLLVYGMSAGGYGTLGNYATLRNTLQPQMHSSLLDDAGTVFNTRFDADPATYPSVGLYDRVRAEWGMSGPDGMITINSRLTRNFDPDNMGSAYAALSATYPRDRFGFSTYRRDKVIAAYHYRAFVPAVIAAPDDATKDKLSLAMFDEELDNLKRVLNPLPNFGYFMPWARDDFIGNHQVTAVSFTGSGIHENGIDADVGTFVGDLLNQKDPADEPVMKAYRTEQWSDFTFSTFLAWIDSIFNFTGEAGPISGHRA comes from the coding sequence ATGTCTGCTTCCAAATTGCTCAGGTGCTTCTGCGTCGCCGGTCTGCTAACCGGCGTCGCCGTCAATGGACATGCCGCGGATGCGGCGATGCCTGATCCGTCGATTCCCTATTATTCGTGGTACGAAGTCACGCTGCCGGAAAGCAGCGGCGCTTCGTGCGGCAACGGCACGCCGATGCGCTTCTACATCAATCGCGCGCAATCGGGCGATCTGCTCTACATGATGGAACCCGGCGGCGCATGTTGGGATCACGGTACCTGCACTGAAACCGCGACCGGTGCGGAGGCGGGGCTCGGCGCTTTCAATCCCGATGGCATTCCGCACAACTACGTGAACGGCACCACGCAGCAGAGCCTGAAATCGTCGTTCCTGTCGCCGCTGATGACGCGGATGGATCTCGCGCATATCCTCGTCGGCGAGCCGAAGGTGGAGACACAGGAATGGACACAGGTGTTCGTTCCATACTGCACCGGCGACATCCACATGGGCAGCGCGGTGCGCAACTACACGTCGCCCTCGGGCGATTGGCGGATCCAGCACTACAACGGCCTGAAGAACGTCCGAACGGTCGCGCAGTGGCTCGTTGCCCACGGATTCGGCAAGCCGAACCGGTTGCTGGTGTATGGGATGAGCGCGGGCGGCTATGGAACGCTTGGCAACTATGCGACGCTGCGCAACACGTTGCAGCCGCAAATGCACAGCTCGCTGCTCGACGATGCCGGCACGGTCTTCAATACGCGCTTCGACGCCGATCCGGCGACGTATCCGTCCGTCGGGTTGTACGACAGAGTGCGCGCCGAATGGGGAATGTCCGGGCCCGACGGCATGATTACGATAAACAGCCGGCTGACTCGAAACTTCGATCCCGACAATATGGGCAGCGCCTATGCAGCGTTATCGGCGACCTATCCACGCGACCGCTTCGGCTTTTCGACGTATCGACGCGACAAGGTCATCGCTGCCTACCACTATCGCGCTTTCGTGCCCGCGGTGATCGCGGCGCCCGACGACGCGACCAAGGACAAACTATCGCTCGCGATGTTCGACGAGGAGCTCGATAACCTGAAACGGGTGCTGAATCCGTTGCCGAACTTCGGTTACTTCATGCCTTGGGCACGCGACGATTTCATCGGCAACCACCAGGTAACCGCAGTCAGCTTCACCGGATCCGGCATCCATGAAAACGGCATCGATGCGGATGTCGGAACGTTCGTCGGCGATCTGCTCAACCAGAAGGACCCGGCGGATGAGCCAGTCATGAAAGCGTACCGAACGGAGCAATGGTCGGATTTCACGTTCTCGACCTTCCTCGCCTGGATCGACAGCATCTTCAACTTCACTGGGGAGGCCGGACCGATTTCGGGACACCGGGCCTGA
- a CDS encoding recombinase family protein, with amino-acid sequence MRKLYYGRISTTDGQSEVSQYADAKAHEVKEKDVFVDEGVSGYHVAPDQRQQWQRVEHDLRHGGVLIVRWLDRISRRYDELRRTMRRLMDMGVRVECTLNGMVFDGGAMDPIEKATRDAVLAFMAAQGEADDKNRAEMQRRGVAIAKAEGKYTGRKRAADYAEIKGWRAENGATIAATAEHFGVSAATVKRACAE; translated from the coding sequence ATGCGGAAACTCTACTACGGTCGCATTTCCACCACGGACGGACAATCAGAAGTCAGCCAGTACGCCGACGCGAAAGCGCACGAGGTCAAGGAAAAAGATGTGTTCGTTGACGAGGGCGTGAGCGGGTATCACGTCGCGCCGGATCAACGCCAGCAATGGCAGCGCGTAGAACATGACTTGCGGCACGGCGGCGTGCTGATTGTCCGCTGGCTCGACCGAATCAGCCGCCGATACGACGAATTGCGCCGAACGATGCGCCGCTTGATGGATATGGGCGTTCGTGTCGAATGCACGTTGAATGGCATGGTATTCGATGGCGGCGCGATGGACCCGATTGAGAAGGCCACGCGAGACGCTGTACTGGCATTCATGGCCGCGCAGGGCGAAGCAGACGACAAGAACCGGGCCGAGATGCAGAGGCGAGGCGTAGCAATTGCCAAGGCCGAAGGGAAGTACACAGGCCGCAAGCGCGCCGCTGACTACGCCGAGATTAAAGGCTGGCGGGCCGAGAACGGCGCGACCATCGCGGCGACGGCGGAACACTTCGGCGTGAGCGCGGCGACGGTCAAGCGGGCTTGCGCGGAGTAA
- a CDS encoding acetone carboxylase subunit gamma — translation MSTYTKEQIRNMVDGKLDWDTTLRMLSMPKDGERFSMYVDALQHKLGWKDRIVLPLGPHLYIVQQRATKQWVTQCDCGHVFCDYRENWKLHANIFVRDAEEAMDEVYPRLMAPDTQWQVYREYYCPTCGAMHDVEAPTPWYPVVHDFEPDIDAFYSEWVGLPVPARAD, via the coding sequence ATGTCTACTTACACGAAGGAACAGATCAGGAACATGGTCGACGGCAAGCTCGACTGGGACACCACGCTGCGCATGCTGTCGATGCCGAAGGACGGCGAGCGGTTCAGCATGTATGTCGACGCCTTGCAGCACAAGCTCGGCTGGAAGGATCGCATCGTGTTGCCGCTCGGCCCGCACCTGTACATCGTGCAGCAGCGGGCGACGAAGCAATGGGTCACGCAGTGCGACTGCGGCCACGTGTTCTGCGATTACCGGGAGAACTGGAAGCTGCACGCGAACATCTTCGTGCGCGACGCCGAGGAAGCGATGGACGAAGTCTATCCACGGCTGATGGCACCCGACACGCAATGGCAGGTGTATCGCGAGTACTACTGCCCGACGTGCGGCGCGATGCACGACGTCGAAGCGCCGACGCCGTGGTATCCCGTCGTCCACGACTTCGAGCCCGACATCGACGCGTTCTATTCGGAATGGGTCGGCCTGCCGGTTCCGGCGCGCGCCGATTGA
- a CDS encoding SRPBCC family protein: protein MAHLANRRDTASRLIQASPRAIYDAFVKREAVSAWLPPQGATMEVQTFEPRIGGRFQMTLTFATALGKSTVNTDVVVGRFVDLVPQERVVQIFEFASDDPAFAGTMTMTWVLTAAADGTIVTVTAENVPPGIGQADHEIGMSSSLTNLAAYVE from the coding sequence ATGGCCCATCTCGCGAATCGCCGTGACACGGCGTCAAGACTGATCCAAGCATCGCCTCGGGCGATCTACGATGCTTTCGTGAAGCGCGAGGCTGTGTCGGCGTGGTTGCCGCCACAGGGCGCGACCATGGAGGTCCAAACCTTCGAGCCGCGCATCGGCGGGCGGTTTCAGATGACACTCACTTTCGCCACTGCCCTCGGCAAGTCGACGGTCAACACTGATGTCGTGGTCGGTCGCTTTGTCGATCTCGTCCCGCAGGAACGCGTCGTCCAGATTTTCGAGTTCGCCTCAGACGATCCCGCCTTCGCCGGAACGATGACGATGACTTGGGTTCTGACGGCTGCTGCGGACGGCACAATCGTCACCGTCACTGCCGAGAACGTCCCGCCCGGCATCGGGCAAGCGGATCATGAAATCGGCATGAGCTCGTCGCTCACCAATCTCGCGGCCTACGTCGAATAA
- a CDS encoding site-specific integrase yields the protein MVDKVGGTPGQMTNHLTRRGARYYFRRKIPASLHAHYGKKEIVHALGTSDYHEAKRLAAVHTVRTDAEWAILVAKHTRTDAWLADSILHSDEGEQEYRANKAHHDAASKGQREARESVDRILAGSNLPSAAQLAYLEATGGYAFDDRPTPEQAANAPSKSKAASSARTVKPFGGPTGRDNANAAVSLSAAPSWSPDSLSLAQLCEKWASERKPTARTKDKYELAVSRFYDLVGRFPADQITRRHIVEFKDKLRESGVSIPTTNHTLDCLGTLFNFGRDNELVRDNVARGVRLMDNRPNKSKRLPYTLDHLRTIFSKLPDRNADREGFWLPVLGLYTGARLGELCQLTPTDVREETYFDMDGNESRAWCIYITNEGEGKRVKTASSVRRIPVHPVLIDQGFIELAQSRSSSPRIFNLGPNKDGEFGQDWSKAYGRFLRGTCGITDPKRVFHSYRHTFKEICRDCDIGKELADAMQGHDDGDSSDDYGGEFYPL from the coding sequence ATGGTGGACAAGGTGGGTGGTACACCGGGACAAATGACAAACCACCTCACGCGGCGCGGCGCGCGCTACTACTTCCGCCGAAAAATTCCCGCATCCCTTCACGCGCACTACGGCAAGAAAGAGATCGTTCACGCGCTCGGCACTTCCGACTATCACGAAGCCAAACGATTGGCCGCAGTCCATACCGTGCGGACGGATGCGGAGTGGGCGATTCTCGTAGCCAAGCATACGCGCACGGACGCGTGGCTGGCGGATTCGATCCTGCATTCGGATGAAGGTGAACAGGAGTATCGGGCCAACAAGGCGCATCATGACGCCGCCAGCAAGGGCCAACGCGAGGCGCGCGAAAGCGTAGATCGCATCCTTGCCGGTTCTAACTTGCCATCTGCGGCCCAATTGGCGTACTTGGAGGCAACCGGAGGCTATGCTTTCGACGATCGACCGACGCCAGAGCAGGCCGCTAACGCGCCCAGCAAATCTAAGGCTGCCTCCTCGGCCCGCACGGTGAAGCCTTTCGGCGGCCCCACAGGACGCGATAACGCTAATGCAGCCGTGTCGCTGTCCGCCGCCCCGAGTTGGTCGCCGGATTCCCTCAGCTTGGCGCAGTTGTGCGAGAAGTGGGCCAGCGAGCGCAAGCCAACTGCACGCACAAAAGATAAGTACGAATTGGCCGTTAGCCGTTTCTATGATCTGGTTGGGCGTTTCCCCGCCGATCAAATCACGCGCCGCCATATCGTCGAGTTCAAAGACAAGCTGCGCGAATCGGGTGTCAGCATCCCGACCACGAACCACACGCTTGATTGCCTCGGTACACTCTTCAATTTCGGGCGTGATAACGAGCTGGTTCGCGATAACGTGGCGCGGGGTGTTCGCCTCATGGACAACCGCCCGAACAAGTCTAAGCGCCTGCCATACACGCTAGATCATCTGCGGACGATCTTTTCCAAGCTACCCGACCGGAACGCGGACAGAGAAGGTTTTTGGTTGCCGGTCCTTGGCCTGTACACGGGCGCGCGGCTTGGTGAGCTTTGCCAGCTAACCCCTACTGACGTGCGCGAAGAGACTTATTTCGATATGGACGGGAATGAGTCCCGCGCGTGGTGCATCTACATCACGAACGAAGGCGAGGGAAAGCGGGTCAAAACGGCAAGCAGCGTGCGGCGTATTCCGGTGCATCCTGTATTGATCGATCAAGGCTTTATCGAGCTTGCACAATCCCGCAGCAGCAGCCCGCGCATCTTCAATCTTGGGCCGAATAAGGACGGCGAATTCGGACAGGACTGGTCGAAGGCATACGGAAGATTTCTGCGCGGCACGTGCGGTATTACCGACCCCAAGCGCGTGTTTCACTCGTACCGGCACACGTTCAAGGAAATTTGCCGCGATTGCGACATTGGCAAGGAACTGGCGGACGCCATGCAAGGACATGACGACGGCGATAGCTCGGACGACTATGGCGGCGAGTTCTACCCGCTGTGA
- the plcR gene encoding phospholipase C accessory protein PlcR: MKKPKARWLAVLLLVMLGVTVASWRSMTLSQTASTRPIRSNAMASERSEPPIGASTGDALAKAGSAERRLDLVVLRKSLAGRENAEQEVQRVVAFARFRDRVAAYGSGRNSMPETERAILASQILAELPEHVARNEIVPVQAEALSAALISDAAANPATRSAAIQAMRQQWDGYAQQTVGVSPAQDPRYPTYARQSRDIVQQVQASVSDPEQQQIVIAQRLQALRVQLFDRAAPTDETH; this comes from the coding sequence GTGAAAAAACCGAAAGCGCGTTGGCTGGCAGTGCTGCTGTTGGTCATGCTCGGCGTCACTGTTGCATCATGGCGAAGCATGACGCTGTCGCAGACGGCTTCCACCCGGCCCATACGATCCAACGCGATGGCCAGTGAGCGGAGCGAGCCGCCAATCGGCGCGTCAACCGGGGATGCGCTTGCCAAGGCCGGTTCCGCCGAGCGTCGGCTCGATCTCGTCGTACTGCGAAAGAGTCTCGCAGGTCGCGAGAATGCGGAACAGGAAGTGCAGCGCGTCGTCGCGTTCGCGCGTTTCCGCGATCGGGTCGCTGCATATGGCAGCGGTAGAAACAGCATGCCCGAGACGGAAAGGGCCATATTGGCCAGTCAGATTCTGGCAGAACTGCCCGAGCACGTCGCGCGCAACGAAATAGTCCCGGTGCAGGCCGAGGCGCTCAGCGCAGCACTGATTTCCGACGCGGCGGCGAATCCCGCGACGCGAAGCGCGGCCATCCAGGCAATGAGACAACAGTGGGATGGATATGCCCAGCAGACCGTGGGGGTGTCGCCTGCACAAGATCCACGGTATCCGACCTACGCGCGGCAGAGCCGAGACATCGTCCAGCAGGTTCAAGCGAGCGTATCCGATCCCGAACAGCAGCAGATCGTCATTGCGCAGCGCCTGCAAGCACTGCGCGTCCAGCTGTTCGATCGAGCGGCTCCGACCGACGAAACCCATTGA